The Streptomyces spororaveus genome includes a region encoding these proteins:
- a CDS encoding TRAP transporter permease, whose product MGMVGAPSVPGQRTADELVAEFDQERPARKLSPVVSAAVSAVCAVLSVFVLYAIFFPVAKGGQYYLTLFLAATLPLIFLTHRGTVRVPALTMRWRRGDAGEAAEEAAKGADRAAQRDDPGWFDWMLAACALAVCLYPLWEFDAFIERRQLPTSLDVAMGIAVIMLVLEACRRTTGWVLPAFCTAFLLYAYYGGLLPYQWSLAHGGFDIDAISAHFFMSTDGVYGVPLNVAATYIVLFTIFGAVLDISGAGKFFIDLSFAAFRGSRSAPGRTVTAAGFLLGTVSGSGTATAVSLGSVAWPVLRRAGYSKEAGGGVLAAAGIGAILSPPTLGAAAFIIAEYLKTSYLTVLLYALVPTLLYYLGILLAVEIDARKHQARPVVDDEATSAWRLLGRFGYHFLSLFMIIGFMAVGLPPFRAVVYATALQFLLSFLDSRHRMTPRRLYTALAEGSRSVLPVVATCAAAGIIVAVVTQTGLGLNLASVIVDAAGLFGDNATVELVVTVIFAALAVSILGLAVPVTASFIISAVIIAPALLSLGVSTPEAYMFIFYYAVLSEVSPPTALAAAAAAAITGGNPMRTMVATWKYSLPAFLVPFAFVLTDNGSQLMGTGSLTGILWTTAVSALAVAALAAATGGRLLGPAGPAERALCVIAALCLLYLEPAAITAGLIALTLAVGVRLVRRRQHSPAPHTAHGLQAEAVTEGHLPS is encoded by the coding sequence ATGGGCATGGTGGGAGCGCCGTCGGTACCGGGGCAGCGGACAGCGGATGAGCTGGTGGCCGAGTTCGACCAGGAGCGGCCGGCCCGAAAGCTGTCCCCCGTGGTGTCCGCGGCTGTGTCCGCGGTGTGTGCCGTGCTGTCGGTCTTCGTGCTGTACGCGATCTTCTTCCCGGTCGCCAAGGGCGGCCAGTACTACCTCACGCTCTTCCTTGCCGCGACGCTGCCACTGATCTTCCTTACCCATCGCGGAACGGTGCGAGTGCCGGCTTTGACGATGCGGTGGCGCCGGGGCGATGCCGGGGAGGCGGCTGAGGAGGCAGCGAAGGGGGCGGACAGAGCCGCACAGCGCGACGACCCGGGCTGGTTCGACTGGATGCTGGCCGCCTGCGCCCTGGCGGTGTGCCTCTACCCGCTGTGGGAGTTCGACGCTTTCATCGAGCGGCGGCAGTTGCCCACCTCGCTCGACGTGGCCATGGGAATCGCCGTGATCATGCTGGTGCTGGAGGCGTGCCGGCGGACCACCGGATGGGTACTCCCGGCGTTCTGTACGGCGTTCCTGCTGTACGCGTACTACGGCGGGCTGCTTCCCTACCAGTGGTCGCTGGCGCACGGCGGCTTCGACATCGACGCGATCTCCGCCCACTTCTTCATGAGCACCGACGGCGTCTACGGCGTACCGCTGAACGTGGCCGCCACCTACATCGTGCTGTTCACCATCTTCGGCGCCGTGCTCGACATCTCCGGGGCCGGCAAGTTCTTCATCGACCTGTCGTTCGCGGCGTTCCGCGGTTCCCGCAGCGCCCCCGGACGCACCGTGACGGCGGCGGGATTCCTCCTCGGCACCGTCTCGGGTTCCGGTACCGCCACCGCCGTCAGCCTGGGATCGGTCGCCTGGCCCGTACTGCGCAGGGCCGGCTACAGCAAGGAGGCGGGCGGCGGCGTACTGGCCGCCGCAGGGATCGGCGCGATCCTCTCCCCACCCACGCTGGGCGCCGCCGCGTTCATCATCGCCGAGTACCTCAAGACCAGCTATCTCACCGTCCTGCTCTACGCCCTGGTTCCCACGCTGCTGTACTACTTGGGCATCCTCCTCGCCGTGGAGATCGACGCCCGCAAACACCAGGCACGGCCCGTGGTCGACGACGAAGCCACCTCGGCGTGGAGGCTGCTGGGCCGGTTCGGCTACCACTTCCTGTCCCTCTTCATGATCATCGGCTTCATGGCGGTGGGACTGCCCCCGTTCAGGGCCGTGGTCTACGCCACCGCCCTGCAGTTCCTGCTGTCATTCCTCGACTCCCGGCACAGGATGACGCCCCGCCGGCTGTACACGGCACTCGCCGAGGGCAGCAGGTCCGTGCTGCCGGTGGTCGCCACCTGCGCCGCGGCGGGCATCATCGTCGCCGTCGTCACCCAGACCGGACTCGGCCTGAACCTGGCCTCCGTCATCGTCGACGCCGCCGGCCTGTTCGGTGACAACGCGACGGTGGAACTGGTCGTGACCGTCATCTTCGCGGCCCTCGCGGTGTCGATCCTGGGACTCGCCGTGCCGGTCACCGCCTCGTTCATCATCTCCGCGGTCATCATCGCGCCCGCGCTGCTCTCCCTCGGGGTGAGCACCCCCGAGGCGTACATGTTCATCTTCTACTACGCCGTCCTGTCCGAGGTCAGCCCGCCGACCGCGCTCGCGGCCGCCGCCGCGGCCGCCATCACCGGCGGCAACCCCATGCGCACCATGGTGGCGACCTGGAAGTACTCACTGCCCGCGTTCCTGGTCCCGTTCGCCTTCGTCCTCACCGACAACGGCTCCCAGCTGATGGGCACCGGAAGCCTGACAGGCATCCTGTGGACGACCGCGGTCTCCGCCCTCGCGGTCGCCGCGCTCGCCGCCGCCACCGGCGGCCGGCTGCTCGGCCCGGCAGGCCCCGCCGAACGCGCGCTGTGCGTCATCGCCGCCCTGTGCCTGCTCTACCTCGAACCCGCCGCGATCACCGCCGGCCTCATCGCGCTCACCCTCGCCGTCGGCGTGCGCCTGGTCCGCCGCAGGCAGCACTCCCCCGCGCCCCACAC